The Agarilytica rhodophyticola genome has a window encoding:
- the gspC gene encoding type II secretion system protein GspC, which translates to MSQQLSQNAMLASMGEKSQSLVEYARRLPLSFWRTLVLVIAIIWLVRSSATLFWLVFPTPQAPLPTKLAAPIESAQQAPKQTVKYSAVAPLKDVFGSSVAVVAVEPEAPVEQEIDTQKTTKLRLKLHGVFASNSNEKGSAIIADGNKQRLYAIGDEIEANRGVKLARVLEKRVILDNKGSLESLWLFSEEDFKSQVSASRRPQRRTPTRRAVSQQPQKLDAIRTSARPDQIPKNIGDVVRFSVHREGGKMVGYRIRPGRDRALFNQVGLKANDIVTSVNGIEVNDPQQIRSVYKSMKTATEAQLTVLRDGNTQSITISLDSGA; encoded by the coding sequence TTGTCGCAGCAGTTATCACAAAATGCCATGTTGGCCTCAATGGGAGAGAAGTCCCAATCGCTGGTGGAATACGCCCGTCGATTGCCTCTGTCTTTTTGGCGGACGCTTGTGCTGGTGATTGCAATTATTTGGCTGGTACGAAGTAGTGCAACGTTATTTTGGTTGGTTTTTCCAACTCCCCAAGCGCCTCTCCCAACGAAATTAGCAGCACCCATCGAAAGCGCTCAGCAAGCGCCTAAACAGACTGTTAAATATTCAGCTGTTGCCCCCCTAAAAGATGTCTTTGGTAGTTCAGTAGCGGTTGTGGCTGTGGAGCCAGAAGCTCCAGTAGAACAAGAAATAGATACTCAAAAGACCACCAAGTTACGCTTGAAGCTGCATGGTGTTTTTGCCAGCAATAGTAATGAAAAGGGCAGTGCAATTATCGCCGATGGCAATAAACAGCGGCTCTATGCTATAGGCGATGAGATTGAGGCAAATCGAGGTGTAAAGCTTGCCAGAGTATTGGAGAAACGAGTTATCCTCGATAATAAAGGAAGCCTTGAGTCTCTCTGGTTATTTTCTGAAGAAGATTTTAAATCACAAGTGTCCGCTAGTCGCAGGCCCCAGAGACGAACGCCAACGAGAAGAGCCGTTAGCCAGCAACCACAAAAACTAGACGCTATTCGCACGTCTGCTCGGCCAGACCAAATACCCAAAAATATCGGCGATGTGGTGCGCTTTAGCGTGCATCGAGAGGGCGGTAAGATGGTGGGCTATCGCATTCGTCCCGGTCGCGACCGAGCTTTATTTAATCAAGTCGGCCTCAAGGCCAACGATATCGTAACTTCAGTCAATGGTATTGAAGTGAACGACCCGCAGCAAATTCGCAGTGTTTATAAATCAATGAAAACAGCGACGGAAGCGCAACTTACCGTTTTACGTGATGGTAATACACAATCAATAACGATCAGCTTGGATTCAGGTGCATAA